A window of Heliomicrobium undosum genomic DNA:
GGAGCGACGGCGCCCACGCCGGGAGAACCCCGTTGGGGAGACGGATGGGTGACGGAAAAGACCTTGGAGGGGTTGCCCTTTTCCCCAACCGCCCTGGTTCCGCTCAAAGGAGGGCGGGCCGTGGCTGCCGATCCCCAGGGGATGCTGTACGTCATCAACGAGGAAGGGAAGGTGGAACGGCAGTTCGGTCCCTGCGCAGGCGGCGGGACGGCAAACATTACCGGTCTTGCCGTCGATCCTAGAGGATATATTTTTGTGGGCACCAATGAACGCATCGAGGTTTGGCGCGGAACGGGCGAGTTGGCCTCCTATTTTTCCGTTGGCGGCAGCATTGCATCGCTGGCCCTCAACGACGAGGGGAAGCTGCTTGTGAGCGATCAAAACGGAAAGATCAAAATAATTTCGGCGGCCAGACCAGGGAATTCGCCTTTACTGTCGAAATATCCTGAATAAAGGGTCATCTCTTTTGGACGGAGATGGTGAACATGAGCATCTTCCCCTGGGACAGCCAATGGGAAATGGTCGCTTGGTTTGCGCTCTTTGGCGGGGTTGCGCACTATACCGACCAACTGTCGGCCTCTATGTTGCAGCGTGGTTTTGGGCGACAGGACATAGGGTGGCTGCGCGGTGGCGCCATCTGTCTCGCCCTCGGGCTCTATCCCCTTTTCTTTTTGGGAGCAGATGTCATCATCGGTGAGGCGACACGTATGGCGGAGACGCCGCTTTCCGGCTGGGGGCGCACGCTCGCGGCCGGGGTGCTGGCCATGGGATCTGCGATGCTCATATCCACCGGCAGATACATATCCCTGCAGCGGGAGGTTCTGATCGAACAGGTCCTTGAAGGCTGGGACTTCGAGTTTGACGAGTGGATAGAGGAGCAGGTCTGGACAGCCCATTCCATTCCCGAATTGACCGAGTTGAACAGCCGTTTTGGCAGAGGTCGCCTTTCCGTGGCGGTTTTAAACGGGGAAGGGGAAGTGATCACCCTCGGGGTGCGGCGTTCCAGTCAACTGCGTTTCGGACTGCAAGAACCTTTCCAACTGACCGCCTGGATCGGTCTGGAGGGCGGACATTCGGCGGCGATCTGGTTTCGGACCGAAGAAGACAGGCGTTCTCCTGCCGCAGAGGAATTGGATGAGGTGCGTCGAATCGCGCAATGCCTGCAACAACAGCGGATCGATCTACACTACGTTCTCTTCCATAACGGCGCTCAGGTGCAATGTCTCTACGCGGGTCCTCCGGCAACCTGGAGCCACCAGGGAATGCTGCCGGTTGAGCGGGAATCAACGCATACCATGTGAGCATAAAAAACATGAGAACAGGGAGACAGTTTGCACAGGCAAAGTCCCGGCGCCAAAGCCGGGCTTTGTTTTTTTCTTCGCTTCACGATCATAGGATATATGGATCGGGGCGGGAGGTGACCGACTTGAAAATACGGGTGAATATCAACCCCGACACACAGACGGCCTTACTGAGCAAGACCTCCTGGCTTCCCGTGCCAAATCCCTTGATTCGTGGAGGATTGACGGTGGGCCAGGAGGAAAGGGAAACGGAAAAAGCGGGTACGACCGGAAAGGTTGGCGAAAAGGCAAAGGCTACAGGGAAGGTTCAAGCAACGGGAAAAGTTCAGGCCACGGGTAAGGTCCAGGAGATCCTTGATGAGATATCCGGCCTAGTGGGACTTCACGAGATCAAGGCGCTCATCCATGAATTGCGCTCCTTTGTGGAGATCAGGCAACTCCGGGGCAAGGAAGGTCTGATCAACGAGCCGATGGCCCTCCATATGATTTTCAAAGGCAATCCGGGCTCCGGAAAAACGACCGTCGCCCGCCTGATCGGGCGACTATTCAAAGAGCTGGGCGTTTTGCCGAAAGGGCATATCGTCGAGGTGGAACGGGCCGATCTGGTCGGCGAATATATCGGCCACACCGCCGTCAAGGCGCGGGAGCAGGTGAAAAAGGCGCTCGGCGGCGTGCTCTTCATTGATGAAGCCTACTCGCTTGCAAGAGGGGGCGAAAAGGACTTCGGAAAAGAGTGCATCGATTGCCTCGTCCGGGCCATGGAGGATCACCGCGACAGCCTCATCCTGATCCTGGCAGGATATAAAGATGAGATGGAGTACTTTCTACACTGCAACCCAGGGATTCGCTCCCGTTTTCCCATCCAATTGGAATTTCCCGATTACACGACGACGGAACTCCTGGCCATCGCAGACGCCATGGTGGCACAGCGGCAGTACCGTATGTCAGGCGAAGCGCGGTTAACGCTACGCAACTTCTTGCTGCATCAAGAGAAGTTCGGACACCGGCACCGGGGCAACGCCCGGCTCGTCCGAAATATTGCCGAAAAAGCGATTCGCCGCCAGGCCGTGCGCCTGCTCCACGCCTACGACTACCAGAAGATCTCCCGGGAAGCCTTGATGACGCTGGAAGCCCAGGACATGCTGGAAGGCTGCAACCTCGCCGGCCTGGAGCCGACCACATAAGGCGATCCTTCCAGTCCCGTTTCCCGCT
This region includes:
- a CDS encoding NHL repeat-containing protein — translated: MGEYITGTVYDVPKGAPSESKGIEVAAMNDLSEQLDENAVEAKENQKRRGRILAAGFGREATAGELSPSLPPYQYKKKTPRSRKRYFILVAVALLLILGGGTAAWLSGWPPLVTTLSTLSAGRLSGLSGKPAPLFAQAQAPETASPVDKGATAPTPGEPRWGDGWVTEKTLEGLPFSPTALVPLKGGRAVAADPQGMLYVINEEGKVERQFGPCAGGGTANITGLAVDPRGYIFVGTNERIEVWRGTGELASYFSVGGSIASLALNDEGKLLVSDQNGKIKIISAARPGNSPLLSKYPE
- a CDS encoding AAA family ATPase yields the protein MKIRVNINPDTQTALLSKTSWLPVPNPLIRGGLTVGQEERETEKAGTTGKVGEKAKATGKVQATGKVQATGKVQEILDEISGLVGLHEIKALIHELRSFVEIRQLRGKEGLINEPMALHMIFKGNPGSGKTTVARLIGRLFKELGVLPKGHIVEVERADLVGEYIGHTAVKAREQVKKALGGVLFIDEAYSLARGGEKDFGKECIDCLVRAMEDHRDSLILILAGYKDEMEYFLHCNPGIRSRFPIQLEFPDYTTTELLAIADAMVAQRQYRMSGEARLTLRNFLLHQEKFGHRHRGNARLVRNIAEKAIRRQAVRLLHAYDYQKISREALMTLEAQDMLEGCNLAGLEPTT